CGTCGGTGCCGCCCGCAGCTGACTCCTGCTTAGCGGCTGAGGGGGCTCTGCGTTCCCCACTACGTGGACCTTCTCATGCATGAGCGGCCTCGGTCGCGATGCGGTGCTTGGTGATACGGCAGCCCCGCAAGCCGCTGGGAGGCGAGCTGCCTGCTGGGCGTGAAagggcgagctgctgcggcccaGCTCCATCTCTTCATCCGGGGCCACAACTAGCAAAGGAGAAGAAACCAGCTGAATCACCTGTTCAGTGCCGCCAAACTCATCGTACGACTTCACCAGCGTCCTGCCATTCTTGGGCGGCGACCTTGACGCGTAATATCCTTGCGACTTCGCGAGACTGTCTGCCGTGTCACCGTTTGCAGTGAGGGGCATTGCTACGGCGCTACCACTGACGGACGACGCGAGGCCGGCTTGTCgtccggcggcagcggctggcTTTACAGTACGCAGATTGTGATCTGCATGAACAGCATGTACGTCGAGGGGGGGCCTCTCGCCCAAGTCATGCGGCATGGCCTCGGCATCGTCACCGTCCATGAAAACGCTTTCCTCGTCCATCTTAAAACCCAGCGGTTAATCCCGCTTGGAAGTGTTCGAAGAAAGAGTGGTGTTTTGCAACAAAACAAATGATGCTCGGCTGGACAAGGAGGTGGGAAGACGCGCAAGCACAGTCGTTCGTGCTGCTCAGTGACAGTACCGGGTTTTGGGACTGTGCACACGTGCCACTTTCTCTGTGCGCGTTATGCGGGAGTGTGGTGTGTGCTCTGCGCCGttttctctttgtttttcaCTATTCTTATTCTTTATCACGTGTGCCCTCGACTCGCTGCCACGAAGAAAGTGAAGCGGCCGAGAAGAAAAGGACGATAGCACTGTCGcaacaagaaaaaggagagcagagagcctccctccctcttttccctTGCGTTGAGCACGCCGActtgcgtgtgtatgcgtgtatgtatgtgtgtgtgtgtatgtgtgtttgcgcGTGCCCTTGGCGAACAGGGTGTCTGGCGCCCAAACAACCTGAGTGTCGAAGAAATTGCGTCGCACGCGCGATGTGGACACCCCCTGTTGTGTCTTCAGCGCGAAGTGCAGTCCCTCGTGCTGAGAGACCAAGCGCAGAGAACGAGCAAGAGCGGACACAAAAACAGTACCACGAATAAAAGCAGCAGATGGAGAGGCACAACAAGCGCGTCGAGAGCGCGTGGGAGGACTGCTGCGCTGTACCTTGTCCTCCTCACGTCCTCCGGGCTGACTGCTCCGCTGCAAAAGGAGAAAGAGTGTGGAGAGGAAAGCCGTATGCAGAaaggagacagagaggggggagggggagggaagcaTGTGCAAAAGCAGATAGGGTCCTGCAACACAGAGAAAGTGTGTGTAATGGGTGAGGGAGACGGCACTGCATTGCGGTGACGCGGTGACGCAGAGAAGGGAGCGCGCGAGCCACGGCGAAAGTGGCGAAtgtccacctccacctctcctcctgcCTCTCCTTCTACTCTGTCCTGCGCATGCATGCTTCGTCTCTTCATCACGGCTCTCGCACAGAACACATGCCACTTACCTCATACAcgtggtgcgcgtgcggtATGTTTCTCTCTTTGGCTGCTGTTTGATTCTGgctgccgctccctccctcagcATGCTACGACTGATGGAAACACGGTGGGTGGACAGAGGAAATGAGCGCGATGACCGGCAGGACAAaggacggcaacggcgacgacgcgaggaagaggaggaggaggagatcgtTCCCGCGAATAGCACGGCTCTCATGACACACATAGaggaaagaagaggaggggggggggggcagcagaAAACACGAAGATATGCGCTGGTAGCCTTTGTCTTGCGACTGTGGATCCATCTGCTCGACCTCCGCCACGTCAACCCACCCCGGCGGCCTTCGGCGAATATGCCGACCACTGCACACGCAATATGAGAGCAGAAGGGAGGTGGATGTAGGGCTGCAAGGTCGCGAAGCTCAAGCACagaaagcgaaaaaaaagacgacAACGCAACATCAAATCGAGCGGAGTAGTAACAAATACAGGACATCGGCGTGGGGACGACGAAGGGGAGGAGAACTACCAAAACAACAAAGGCCGCATCGGGCACAACTGTGCGCGCAACGTCGCGTgagcctctctctctgtgtatgaGCTGGGTACCGCTCACACCGAATACACCGTCCACTTCTGCACTGTGGCACACATCTGCCCCCGCTCCACCGACGCGAACTGGAGGAGGACCGTAATAGAGAGAAATATAGAGAGTAATATACAGAGCGTCTTCGTAGCTGTACGCGTGTGGACGCATGCGCACCTCCACGCGGGCTTGTCTGTTGCTCGCGGGGTCAGCTCATTTGAATGGGAACCAAGAGACGTACGTACGCCCCGCAACACACCCACTAACTTGGTTGCGCGTTGAACTCAGCCATTAACTGGTTCATGTAGGCGCTCTTGAAACGTATTTTGAGCGCGGTCTTGAGCAGCTCAACAGGACGTTTCGACTCCTGAATGCCCTTGAGTACCAGCAGCAACTCTGTATCCGTGTTCAGGGACAACAACCGCCGCTCCTCGATCttgagcagcgccagcgcgatgCGGTACACCGGCTTCCAGCCCTCGCAGAAAAACATGTCCCAGATGCGGGAAACGAGACCAAAGTTGAAGTGGTATGTAAAGATGGTCATGAACCAGTGCACAGCGTAGAAAGACGGGGGAATAGGATGCCTGTCGTGCAGGTGGGCGTACAGCTTCGGCATCTTCTGACGCATCAGCGCCTCGAAGACGTAAAAGGCACATTGCAGTTGCGGGAAGCTAGGGGCGAAGACGGCCTTCATGTTGTACTTGGCGTTCTCCATGACAGCGACAAAGGCCCAAAaggcgtcctcctcctcctccacctgtAGGATGAGGGTGGCAGCGAGGAAGCCCATGCCCTGGCAGTACCCCACACCGGGGTTGTAGTTTGCGTAGgcgtgcaggaggcggcgcaggatCTGCTGTCCCTGGCCCGACTTCACGCTGAAGAGACGGTTCGTCGGGAAGGTGCGATCGAGGTCGCGCGCGATGACGTCCGCCAAGTCTTTCGAGTCGAGTGGCTGACTGTGGAGGCGCATGTAGACCCCTGGGAAGCGATCCTTCATTCCCCAGCtctgcagcaggtgctgccaGACAGCGCACCGCTTCGGTTGCGGCACTCCGCGTCTGCAGTACCTCTTCAGTGTGTCTTGCCTCACGTTGGCCCAGTGGGTCATCATGTACTCCCACTTGTCCAGATATGCGCGGCTGTAACCGTTGTTGCGGCGTTCGTAGTCCTCCgcggccttctcctcctccgttaCGAGGAAGCCGAACATGTCGTGGAATTCGtagacggcgcggcggggaGTGCTCAAGGCACCCTTCACCTGAGCGGAGGTGGCTTGGAAACGGTCTTTTTTCGAGGATGTACCGGGGCTCGCGGATGTAGTGGGGCTCTTCCCTGCGTCATCGCGGCCCTCAAGCCTGTCCTGCGAGACCGCCTCCTGGTTTTCCTCGCTGCTAGTGTCCACGGCGACACGGTTTACGCGCCCTGTGGTGGAGGTGATGGTTGCCGGCGACGacccgcggcgcagctctaCTTCCTCGGCGTGAGGAAGGATCATCATGCTTCCCTCCACCACCGTTGTCGGAGAGAcaccggtggtggcggcgacaagGGGGGGGTGTCTTTGTCACCCGtgacgacggtgacggcgtgTGTATGACGAGAAAGAGAACAAAAGAAAAATGTCACAGCAAAAACGACTATGCGAAAGAGATGCGGTGTACCCTGGCGAACAGACAAGCACGTCGTCATGcgagggcgggagggggggggaggggcaaagGGAAgagagtgcgtgtgtgtgtgtgtgtgtgtatgtgtgtgtgtcgggggaggggggtccTTTTCGTTGAGGAGCGAGGAAGCGGGAAGAGCGTGCACCACAACAGATGCTTTAGCACATGATTGCGCGGGACAGATGCGCCAGGTGGAACGTGTCAAGCCTCAATCGTGCCGAAGAAGCTCACAGCGTATCTTCGGTAGATAGTCCCACGCCAGCGTCGCCAACGACAAGGATGTGCGGTGGGCTTCGCAGCACGTCGATTTGTTTGCTCTTTCGCAGCGGGTCTACTTTGCGTGCACCAGGCCCCCCTCTCATTCTCAGCATGCCGGTCGTGCGGCAGGCGGAAGCAAAACCCCCCGACCCAGATGAGGTACGTTGATGAGAGGAGAAATGAGGTGGACGGAAACACTTATGCGATAGGAACGAAGAAAAAGTGCAGAGCGGtggtggaagggggggggagacgCGGTAGCGAGGGAGTCGAGCGCGGCGGGTCACCGATAAAACCGGCGCATAGGTCTCCCagcgagaagagggaggtAGCGAGGCAACAATGAGAAGCACATCTTCAGAGGAAACACTGAAGAGCGCGAAAACACAGAACAGAAGCGCAGAGCTTCGGCCCCCGAGGCCAGCGCTGTCTGAGCAGGCGTGTGCTCAAAACAGGCGTGTTTGGCATCGCGTGTAAAAGACACGACACGATGGCAGAGCACGTTTTGGGGCGCACACTGCAAGCAGGTATCCGACACtggaaggaaaaaaaaaacacaaccAATAAGCCGCACCGTGGAGCCCCACTAAAGCAACGCCCATGTAGAGGTCTGCAAGCTGCAATCTCCATGACTGTCTCACAGAATGCCGCCGGCCTCCGTGTGCATCTGAGGGCACTTGCGCTACCTCACCGTGACGTCGACGTGCATTCTTCATGGAGTGACCTAGGACCGCTTCCTAGCACACGGACCACACAACGAACTCTGAGGAATATTGTACGACCGCGGCCAGATGGCAAAAGCGGGTGAGCGCAGCGCTCCCCTGTTAACGCACCTGACCACGATCGTACGATATTCCTCAGAGTGCACGGCGTGGGCCGTGCCGAAGGAAGCGGAGCAAGAGACGTCGCAGTGGGTGTGATCGCGATATCAGAATGACTGACGCACCATCGTTATGAGCGTCGTCGCGATAAAGCGAACTCGTTTCTCCGCTAGCATAAAATAGGAGCAGCTCTCGTAAGCCGCGTTCCACCGGTGAGGGGGACGGTGACACAAGGCAATTTCGTGTATGCGTTCCATCACTACCTCATTGCACAACAGAGGCATTCTCTGTACTACGAGTGTCGCCACGTCAGATGCGGTGGGGGGTCACGATCGGAGGAGGATGCTACCGCCGGCGTGCAGGAAGCCCCAAAGAGCTCATTCACCATAGACAGACGGCGCACGGTAGGGCGCTTCGTCATATTtctgtgcgtgagtgtgtgtgtgtgtgcgtgtgtgtggaggagggagagggtttgtctgcctctctctgtgtgcgtgtgtgtgcaaagTGCTGCTGACACCACCAGAAAACAACCCTTTAACAGCACTTGGGTCAGCGAGAGGAGTGGCCAACAGTGAGAACGAACGACACGATCGACAAAAAGCGCTCAAGTCGAAGAAGCCGCACCGAACAAGAAGCGGGTGGAGCGGTACGTTCAGGGCGGACGACAGAGGCGCATGGGAGGGCTGTGGCTGAGGCAATAGAAGCCCAAGGCGCAGCCTACACGAGAGAAGCGAGCGAAGAGAAAAGACGAGACTTCGCACAGGAGATGGTGATTGAActctccctcgctgcgtTGGCCTGCCCCTTTCGTGCTGTGGACGCTGTTTTactcgctgctgcgtttTCGTGGACTACACAAGTGAAGTGACTTAGCACCCGCTTCAGCGCAGGGCGAGGAGCGAGAGGACGACGACAGTGCACGGGGGGAAGAAGGAAACGAGAGACGGGGTGCATggtccctccctctctctctctctctcaccctccctctctctcgcgctcgctctctgcctGTGTTTGGGGGGTGTGCAACTGTGAAACGCCTGAGAAAGGCGTATggttgtatgtgtgtatatgcATACAGGTGTTCACTCGAATCGGCGTTGCTATTCGATCACCTTTCTCCTACGCGCTTGCATCGCAAAACGTCGCCGCCcggagggtggggaggggggggggcttccTCAAAAGTGCCCGATCGACAACCcagcgcatgcacgcatgcacagacagacagacagacagacagacacactGTGAAACGCGCCTTTAAAGAAAAACTCTGTAAGAAAGGAGGAAGTGAGCGGCGCCATGGCGCCGACCTCGCCTCACATGCCAAAATTTCATGTTTGAAGACGCGGtaaagaaagaaaaaggagagaggacgGCGGCCTAGCTCGCTCGCTCCGTTCGGCAGGCAGTCACAAGCATGCCCTTCTGCCACTCCTTCCACGCCACACGAAGGGGCAAGCTCGCAACGTGACGGGGATGGCCGGAAGGAAGTGTTGTTGCCCGCCACAACAGCAGTCAGTGCGACTCAAGACGAGTGGGGAGGCACCATTTGTTTCGTCTCTCGACATTCCTCGCCCTTCTCTTACCACGCACTGCCGCTTATCCACCAGTTTGTGGTCTTGTCCTGCAACTCCTGCCGCAGGTCGTCCTCCATGCGGCCGCTGACGATGCCGTAGGTACGCTTCAGATTGTCTATCTTCGTCTTGATGAGGTTCTTCACGACACCTTTCGACAGGTGGCCCTCGCTCACCAGCCACGGCGCAGTGTGGCGCACCATGTTAAAGTCCGGGTTCAGGTTCATGATGAAGGACTCCAGCACGAGGACGGCGAAGAGAAGCGACACATAGGCGGGGTCCATCTGCACATTGTTCTGACGAATGCTCTCGAAGACGGACTGCAAAATGTTCGTGACAGCGTTCTCGTCGTTGCGCGTCGGGCGGAAGTGCTTGAAGAGATCAGCCAAGTCGCGGCGGAAGAGGTCCGCGTCGGCGTACGGCTGGCTGTCGGACATGGCGAAAAGACTGTCCGCGCACTGGTTGGAGTTCCAGCGCACAAACGACTCCATCAAATCGTGCGTGACAGCGCCCTCGTGCTCGGTAAGCTGCTGGCACAGTCCGACGTCGATCATGGTGACCGTGGGCTCGTGCGGATCGCTTGTGCAGTCGATGAGGATGTTGCCTGGGTGCATATCGCCATGGATAAAGTTGTCGCGCAGGAGCATTTTGCACCACGTGTTGAGACCCTTGTTCGCCAACACATCGCGagcgtgcggcggcagcgacgcgagAAACTCCGGGTTTGCCGGCTCACCTTCGCAGAAGGTCTCCACCAACATCCGCTGCGTCGACATGAGCGGCTCAGGGAACTCTACGTAGCGCTCCGACTTGAAGTTCTCGCGGAAGCGCTCGAGGTTCTGCGCCTCCATGCGGAagtccagctgcgccgccaaATGCGTCGTGAAGGCCAGGGAGAGCGACGGGAGGCGGTAGCGGGCGAGGTGGGGGAACCACGCGTCCACCTTCTTGGCCATATTATCCAGAATGGTGAAGTCCAGCACAATCGTTTCAATAATGTCCGGATGCATTACCTTGACGACAACTTTGCGGTTGGAGTTCTTGAGCTTCGCGAGATGCACCTGGCCAATGGAGCCGGAGCCGACGGTCTCTCGCTGCACGGACTCGAAGACCGTGAGCGGGTCGCACCTCAGCTCCTCACCCAAGATGCGCAGCGTGTCTTCGTACGAATGCACGTCGACCTCGTTGTACAAGCGTTTGAAGATGTTGCGGAATTCAGGGGCGAACAGGTCCTCGCGTGTACAGCTCCACTGGCCGATCTTCACAAAGACGGggccggcgcgctgcaccgccgccagcaacATCTCCAGCCACCGGTCATACCACTCCTTACGCAGCGACATGATGAAGTACAGAGCCGCCACAGGAATAAAAATGAGAGCCAAATCCACCAAGCGCCAGCAGACGGCGACGCGCGACGGGCGCGGCACCACGCGGCCCTCCAAGATGAGGTTGCCATTCGCATCCACAAGGGGCTTCAGCACTCGAGGCGGCGGACGAGTGCGTTGGCGGTAGTGGACATACCCGGAAAGACCCGCCACGCTGATGGTAGGGATGCCAACCGCCGCCAACACCACCTTGCCCACCTTACCGCGCAACACCCTCATCGTTATGATGCAGCTAGAGAGAAAGATCGCAAGGTAGTCAAGATGCGGGTCATAGAGAAAAGTGCTGCAGCATGTATCGTGAAACGAAGAGTGCAGCGTCTACACTCCTCCGCTGGTGGAGGGACACGCTGCAGCGAAAGGGAGGGTGAGGAAGGAAAACCCGAAAAGGCACAACAACGGGAGGGCAGCCGACAACCCAGCTCTCCCTTCCTTGATTTGGTTCGACACACGTCTGCACCCGTGGCGCGGCTGAGTGATCACACACGAGAAGTGTGAATGCGCAAAGACTGTAAGGACAACGGCGTAGAGCAGAGATGAAGCACGGGAGCAAGTACCAGAggcagttttttttttttacctCATTCTCCTTCGAACGTCTGTCCATTCTCCGCCATCCAGCATGCGTGAAACGGCGTTCTACCtacagagagaaagagagtcGCACGGACACCGGCCTGCCACAGGGGTGCACTACGTGTTgccaagcagccgtagacaccCGTTACACCaaatgcgccgactcagtccTCGGAGAGCACGGCCGCTGCCCCAAACACTACCCACCTGCTCTCTCTGCAGgtcgccgcgcaggcgcacctcttatgccggtcgccacctggtgcaccCCCCTCCCGGTGGCGCAGAGGCTTCCCATACCAGTACGCGGTCTAAGGGCCGGGTGGAATACGGTCGAGTTGCATTGACACGCTGCCTAATCCTGTGAATGGCACAGACACGCTTacactgtcgcaggtcgctccaGCGCACAGCACCATCTAGGGCTTATCCACCGACATCAACAACTATACATCACTCTCATCTCCCCACACGGAGAGTGGGAGGATTGGGACCTTGAGGCGCCACGTCCCGTGAGGtgtcccctcctccccttcaaGAGGGTGGTGGTCGTTTTCGacgtttttctttgttgttgttgcagtggctctctctgtttttcAAAACGCATGCTCTTCACACGCACGGAAAGGAGAGGGATGAAAAAGTCGTCCGTTGCGTCGGCATGCTCGAGGGCATACAAAAGGGTGAGGGCACCGATCACAGTGAATGTCGCCATAGCCAAAGAACAcgtcgtctgtgcgtgcgcgtccgCGCGCCAGCTGAAGAACGCCGCAGGCAGAAAAGAAGAGGCTAACGCCAACCCCCCCTggccaaaaaaaaagaagatgCGCTATCACGACGTCGATGACTCagcggcgtgcgtgccgtgCGGTTATAAGCATACGCAGACGCGTGCATTCCCCGCGCACAACGAGATGGAATGGAAAAGGTGTGATCGTCATGAGGCTAGTGGGATACGTATAcacagcgcagcacgcagcaGGCCAAACCCAAAAGGTGGTTGTGACGAACAACGAAAAGGCATTGCGAAGAGGGAATAAGGCAAAAGAGGAGCACAGGAGAAGCACTTACTTGCCACAGTAGTGATAGAGCACGTGCACGTCACACCAGAATCGCCGCGTGACCGAGCAGGCCCGTTCTTTCTTCACCGAGGGCTCTGTAAgtgaagggaagggaaagcGGGGGCGCcgcaggggaggggtgcgcaAACACGATTGTCAGCCAACCAAACTGGCGACACAGGAACCGCCAGCCCATCGCCTCGGCACCACCGCAAGTTCATGCGCATTCATTCAAAACAGGGGCGAGTATAGCCTGCTTTCCCTCGGTCGCGGCTGATGACCCGTTGTcgccttctttttccttGCCTCTCGTTGCTCCCATtcgccgtgtgcgcgcacgttAGGAAGCGTGTAGTGCTGGTCCGTGTAAAGACGAGTAGTAGGCAAGGAGGTTTATGGGCATCGAGGAGAACGTGAGAAGTATGAGATCGTAttcgcagcagccggcaccCCTTGCCCAGAGTTGCAGCGTCCGCCCACAACTGCGACACCTTCACGGGGGAGGAGAGCTGACCACCGCCCGCCACTCTCGTCAAGGTCATCAACACAATGATGAGCGAAGACAACAAGCGCACAAGCCCGCGCGGCGCGGGACAGCGGGGGCGTCCGTTTATGCTTCAGTTTTTCGTTTCGCTGTTTGTTAATGGAATATCCACGAGGACAGGGAGTAGAGTTGCATGCATCGTCGAACCAACAAACATCGATGCACctacccacacacacgcacgcgcgcgaagGCGAGCGACAACACGAACAAACGGCAGACAACTGACAACGACAAAAGGTGGAAACAGGAAAGCACACACCAACACtcacagaaacacacacacacacatacacacacacacgagcaagCGAAGAGAACGCAGACACAACAGAATGCCGATAACAGCGAAAATAATTgaacacaaaaaaaacgcgacgagacgcagcgcacgcaaCGGGTAGAGGAGTTATTAGCGCACACCGGCAGCCACGACCGGAGATGGAAGAGCCCGCCGAGCATGACGACCccgccaccctcctctctcaccaACGCACAACTccggcaaaaaaaaaataagaGGTGAAAGAGCTACAGAGAAGGGACAGAGCCcaaagggagggggagggtggggaaGAGGCTGACAACAAGAACAGGGACAACAATAATAGCTTCAACAACAAAAAGGCAACATTCAGCGAC
The window above is part of the Leishmania major strain Friedlin complete genome, chromosome 36 genome. Proteins encoded here:
- a CDS encoding putative rab-like GTPase activating protein, which encodes MMILPHAEEVELRRGSSPATITSTTGRVNRVAVDTSSEENQEAVSQDRLEGRDDAGKSPTTSASPGTSSKKDRFQATSAQVKGALSTPRRAVYEFHDMFGFLVTEEEKAAEDYERRNNGYSRAYLDKWEYMMTHWANVRQDTLKRYCRRGVPQPKRCAVWQHLLQSWGMKDRFPGVYMRLHSQPLDSKDLADVIARDLDRTFPTNRLFSVKSGQGQQILRRLLHAYANYNPGVGYCQGMGFLAATLILQVEEEEDAFWAFVAVMENAKYNMKAVFAPSFPQLQCAFYVFEALMRQKMPKLYAHLHDRHPIPPSFYAVHWFMTIFTYHFNFGLVSRIWDMFFCEGWKPVYRIALALLKIEERRLLSLNTDTELLLVLKGIQESKRPVELLKTALKIRFKSAYMNQLMAEFNAQPS